The following coding sequences lie in one Capnocytophaga stomatis genomic window:
- a CDS encoding S46 family peptidase, which yields MKHLKLLLLLCTVSLYGQQGGMWIPSLLEGMNEKEMKSLGMKMSAADIYSVNHSSLKDAVPHFDGGCTSEVISPKGLLLTNHHCGYGEIQSHSSVENDYLAHGFWAKTLAEELPNPGVTATFIVRIEDVTAAITKGTENVSGEGEKAKIIEKNISELVKNSPKEVWQENRVRAFYNGNQYILFVVEIFKDVRLVGAPPSSIGKFGSDTDNWVWPRHTGDFALFRIYADKNNRPAEYSKDNVPYTPKHYFPISLDGISEDDFTMVFGYPGRTQEYLPAVAVKQIVEVLNPAKIGIRDVVLKVQDGYMRKDQAIKIKYASKYARVANYWKKWIGESQGLKKSDAVALKQKQEAIFQKNLQKAGKSAEYGHLLSDFSKKYEEIQPYALANDLFSEFVLRNIDLLTNGYRIWQLENILQNRGAQSFEDRKKNLQTAFKSVFKDYEKAVDKDVFEKAVVFYVENMPKQFLPETLQKFDAKALAENLYENSLLATESGVEKLLGASSENFVQLVKNDVGMQFVSSLINSFAKDVAPTYERLNADIQALQRTYMKAILEFSRPEDRIFPDANSTLRVTYGKVKGYAPADAVYYSPVTYLEGVMEKYVPNDYEFDVPQKLRELYEKKDFGAYADKNGKMPVCFIATNHTTGGNSGSPAIDAHGNLIGLNFDRVWEGTMSDIHYDPEICRNIMVDIRYVLFIIDKYAGAKHLIDEMKLVHPKKNTSSSKKSKKKRK from the coding sequence ATGAAACACTTAAAACTTTTACTGTTACTCTGCACGGTTTCGCTCTATGGGCAACAGGGCGGAATGTGGATTCCTTCGCTTTTGGAAGGAATGAACGAAAAGGAAATGAAATCGCTGGGAATGAAGATGTCGGCTGCCGATATTTACAGCGTAAACCATTCGTCGCTTAAAGATGCGGTGCCGCACTTCGACGGAGGCTGTACTTCCGAGGTGATTTCACCCAAAGGATTGCTTCTTACCAATCATCACTGCGGATACGGCGAAATTCAGTCGCATTCCTCTGTGGAAAACGATTATTTGGCTCACGGTTTCTGGGCGAAAACTCTTGCCGAAGAACTGCCTAACCCTGGCGTAACTGCAACGTTTATTGTTCGTATTGAAGACGTAACGGCTGCCATCACCAAAGGCACGGAAAATGTTTCCGGTGAAGGCGAAAAAGCCAAAATCATTGAAAAAAACATTTCGGAATTGGTGAAAAACTCACCGAAAGAAGTGTGGCAGGAAAACCGCGTGCGAGCTTTCTACAACGGAAACCAATATATTTTGTTCGTGGTGGAAATCTTCAAAGATGTGCGTTTGGTGGGAGCTCCGCCGTCTTCCATCGGGAAGTTTGGTTCGGATACCGATAACTGGGTGTGGCCTCGTCACACGGGCGATTTTGCTCTTTTCCGCATCTATGCCGACAAAAATAATCGTCCTGCCGAATACTCGAAAGACAACGTTCCGTACACGCCAAAGCATTATTTCCCGATTTCGTTAGACGGAATTTCGGAAGACGACTTTACGATGGTTTTCGGATATCCGGGGCGTACGCAGGAATATCTTCCGGCAGTTGCTGTGAAACAAATTGTGGAGGTTTTAAATCCTGCTAAAATCGGGATTCGCGATGTGGTGCTAAAAGTACAAGACGGCTATATGCGTAAAGACCAAGCTATTAAGATTAAATATGCTTCCAAATACGCACGCGTGGCAAACTATTGGAAAAAATGGATTGGTGAAAGTCAAGGACTGAAAAAATCTGACGCAGTGGCTTTGAAACAAAAGCAGGAGGCAATCTTCCAAAAAAATCTTCAAAAAGCAGGAAAATCAGCAGAATACGGGCATTTGCTTTCGGATTTTTCTAAAAAATATGAGGAAATTCAGCCGTATGCCTTAGCGAATGATTTATTCAGCGAATTTGTGTTGCGAAACATCGATTTGCTCACCAACGGCTATCGCATTTGGCAATTGGAAAACATTCTGCAAAACCGTGGTGCACAATCGTTTGAAGACAGAAAGAAAAACTTGCAGACTGCTTTCAAAAGCGTATTTAAGGACTACGAAAAAGCTGTGGATAAAGACGTTTTTGAAAAAGCAGTAGTTTTCTATGTGGAAAATATGCCAAAACAGTTTCTGCCCGAAACTTTACAAAAATTTGACGCTAAAGCGCTGGCAGAGAATCTTTACGAAAATTCGTTGTTAGCTACGGAGTCGGGCGTAGAAAAACTACTTGGAGCTTCGTCCGAAAATTTCGTTCAATTGGTTAAAAACGATGTTGGGATGCAGTTTGTTTCGTCCTTAATAAATAGCTTTGCCAAAGATGTTGCTCCAACTTACGAGCGGTTAAATGCTGATATTCAAGCCTTACAACGCACATATATGAAAGCAATTTTGGAATTTTCTCGTCCCGAAGACCGAATTTTCCCTGATGCAAACAGCACATTACGAGTTACTTACGGAAAGGTAAAAGGCTACGCCCCAGCCGATGCGGTATATTACAGTCCGGTAACTTATTTGGAAGGCGTGATGGAAAAATACGTTCCGAACGATTATGAATTTGATGTTCCGCAGAAATTACGCGAATTGTACGAGAAAAAAGACTTCGGAGCTTATGCCGATAAAAACGGAAAAATGCCAGTTTGTTTCATTGCAACGAACCACACCACGGGTGGAAATTCGGGAAGTCCTGCCATCGATGCACACGGAAATCTCATCGGGCTGAACTTCGACCGCGTTTGGGAAGGTACAATGAGCGATATTCATTACGACCCTGAAATCTGTCGTAATATTATGGTGGATATTCGTTACGTGCTTTTCATTATTGATAAATACGCCGGAGCGAAACATCTCATCGATGAAATGAAACTCGTTCACCCGAAGAAAAATACTTCTTCTTCGAAAAAATCAAAGAAAAAACGGAAGTAA
- a CDS encoding LOG family protein, whose amino-acid sequence MNKKQHSKVWNEIKTNDSWSIFKIMGEFVNGYEKLSEIGPCVSIFGSARTKPDSKYYNLAVEIAEKIVESGFGVITGGGPGIMEAGNKGARQGNGSSVGLNIDLPFEQHDNPYIDRDKNLNFDYFFARKVMFVKYSQAFVVMPGGFGTMDELFEAITLIQTQKIDKFPIILVGSEFWQGLVDWCKKTLLEEFQNISPEDMFLFKIVDSADEVIDIIEKFYLKYNLRPNF is encoded by the coding sequence ATGAATAAAAAACAACATTCTAAAGTTTGGAATGAAATCAAAACGAACGATTCTTGGTCAATTTTTAAAATAATGGGAGAGTTCGTAAACGGATACGAAAAGTTAAGCGAAATTGGTCCGTGTGTGTCAATTTTCGGTTCGGCACGTACCAAGCCCGATAGCAAATATTACAATTTGGCAGTGGAAATCGCTGAAAAAATTGTAGAATCAGGTTTTGGGGTAATTACGGGTGGAGGTCCTGGAATTATGGAGGCAGGGAACAAGGGTGCTCGGCAAGGAAATGGTTCGTCAGTAGGTTTAAACATTGATTTGCCTTTCGAGCAGCACGATAATCCGTATATCGACAGAGATAAAAATTTGAATTTCGATTACTTTTTTGCTCGTAAAGTGATGTTTGTCAAGTATTCACAAGCTTTTGTTGTGATGCCTGGCGGATTCGGAACAATGGACGAACTCTTTGAAGCTATCACGCTTATCCAAACGCAAAAGATTGATAAATTCCCAATTATTTTGGTGGGAAGCGAGTTTTGGCAAGGATTAGTTGATTGGTGCAAAAAAACACTTTTGGAGGAATTTCAGAATATTTCTCCCGAAGATATGTTCCTTTTCAAAATTGTTGATTCGGCAGATGAAGTTATCGATATTATTGAGAAATTCTATTTGAAATACAATTTAAGACCTAATTTTTAA
- a CDS encoding exodeoxyribonuclease III, whose amino-acid sequence MKIISYNVNGVRAAMTKGLIEWLKSANPDVLCLQEIKALESQIEKTAFEDLGYKYQYWHSAEKKGYSGVAILSKIKPNHIEIGSGINYMDVEGRILRADFDTVSVMSLYLPSGTNIDRLDFKLTFMADFQKYIDSLKESYPNLIICGDYNICHKAIDIHDPIRNANVSGFLPVEREWLDNFMKSGFIDSFRHFNKEPHNYSWWSYRANARNNNKGWRIDYNLVAQPLENRLQRALILPEAKHSDHCPILVEIKD is encoded by the coding sequence ATGAAAATTATATCTTACAACGTAAATGGCGTACGTGCCGCAATGACTAAAGGGCTGATAGAGTGGTTAAAAAGTGCCAATCCTGATGTACTTTGCCTGCAAGAAATCAAAGCCTTAGAATCACAAATTGAAAAAACAGCCTTTGAAGATTTAGGCTATAAATACCAATACTGGCATAGTGCCGAAAAGAAAGGATATAGCGGAGTTGCGATATTATCAAAAATAAAACCGAATCACATTGAAATCGGGAGCGGAATTAACTATATGGATGTTGAAGGACGCATACTCCGTGCTGATTTTGATACAGTTTCCGTAATGAGCCTTTACTTGCCATCAGGAACAAACATTGACCGATTGGATTTCAAGCTAACCTTTATGGCTGATTTCCAAAAGTATATTGATTCGTTAAAAGAATCATACCCAAACCTGATTATCTGCGGAGATTACAACATTTGTCACAAAGCCATTGATATTCACGACCCTATACGGAATGCCAATGTTTCTGGTTTTCTGCCTGTGGAACGTGAATGGCTGGACAATTTTATGAAAAGCGGATTTATTGACAGTTTTCGTCATTTCAACAAAGAACCTCACAATTACTCGTGGTGGAGCTACCGAGCCAATGCCCGCAACAATAATAAAGGGTGGCGAATTGACTATAACTTAGTAGCACAACCCCTCGAAAATCGATTGCAACGAGCTTTGATTCTTCCTGAAGCAAAACATAGCGACCACTGCCCCATTTTGGTAGAAATTAAGGATTAA
- the deoC gene encoding deoxyribose-phosphate aldolase — MKLNKYIDHTLLKANATVSEIETLCKEAITHDFFSVCVNSGYVSYAKEFLKGTNVNVCSVVGFPLGAMSTRSKVFETEQAIADGADEVDMVINVGWLQSGEVDKVREEIVLIKKACGNRVLKVILETCYLTDDEKRLACKLSVEAGADFVKTSTGFGTGGATLSDVQLMKEAVDGKAKIKASGGVRDFKTAMQYVDLGVQRIGTSNGIAIVSGGTGTGY; from the coding sequence ATGAAACTAAATAAATATATCGACCACACACTTCTAAAAGCAAACGCTACTGTTTCTGAAATAGAAACCCTTTGTAAAGAGGCAATTACGCACGATTTTTTTTCGGTTTGTGTCAATAGCGGATATGTTTCTTACGCCAAAGAATTTCTGAAAGGTACGAACGTAAATGTTTGCAGTGTTGTTGGTTTTCCGCTTGGAGCGATGAGTACGCGTTCCAAAGTGTTTGAAACTGAGCAGGCTATTGCCGATGGAGCTGACGAAGTTGATATGGTAATCAATGTAGGTTGGTTACAATCGGGCGAGGTTGATAAAGTACGTGAGGAAATAGTTCTCATTAAAAAAGCTTGCGGAAACAGAGTGCTGAAAGTTATTTTGGAAACTTGTTATCTGACTGATGATGAGAAGCGTTTGGCTTGCAAATTGTCGGTAGAAGCGGGAGCTGATTTTGTGAAAACTTCCACAGGATTTGGCACAGGGGGAGCAACTCTTTCAGACGTTCAACTTATGAAAGAAGCCGTTGATGGAAAAGCAAAAATAAAGGCTTCGGGCGGAGTTCGTGATTTTAAAACAGCAATGCAATACGTTGATTTAGGAGTGCAACGCATCGGAACGTCCAACGGAATTGCGATTGTAAGCGGAGGAACAGGAACAGGATATTAA
- a CDS encoding sugar-binding protein yields the protein MMREINKFYLFALLFTISITALQAQTDTISPKRLSLKGKVKKIEDFSYFLEANPKGKRTIDGKRYNIYPFVEDWNIEKNESKYTKTNVSYEFDRTGKNTNSVTYYAEGNPFGEVNFVYDLGGKLIKSQTNFKVSDGDFIVNKQYVYDDKKRLVKIDEHEGDQLLKSIAFTYDDLGNCIGRSKKIGKFLSLEDEMQSLEKQEQTLGQVRMEYIKKETYKYNKARKVTFSEESFPERKVFLRTENEYNKKNKLVKAKFLNEENEETICSYNYDEMGRLVQTVCTAKDNSDFYLEMNVLYKPSGKVETIKTKTDVISKKVFDENGLLQLHRTPEFDHKYRYSFDRKGNWKEAVLYENGVPTKIRVRKIEYY from the coding sequence ATGATGAGAGAAATAAATAAATTTTACTTATTTGCCCTATTATTCACAATAAGTATAACTGCACTACAAGCTCAAACAGATACAATAAGCCCTAAGAGATTGTCACTCAAAGGGAAAGTTAAAAAAATTGAAGATTTTTCCTATTTTTTGGAAGCAAATCCGAAAGGAAAGAGAACCATTGACGGAAAAAGGTACAATATTTACCCTTTCGTTGAGGATTGGAATATTGAGAAAAACGAATCGAAGTACACAAAAACAAACGTTTCATATGAATTTGACAGAACAGGAAAGAACACAAACTCAGTTACTTATTATGCAGAAGGTAACCCGTTCGGGGAAGTTAATTTTGTGTATGATTTAGGAGGTAAGTTAATTAAAAGCCAGACGAATTTCAAAGTTTCCGACGGAGATTTTATAGTCAACAAACAATATGTTTATGACGATAAGAAGCGTTTGGTGAAAATTGACGAGCACGAAGGAGACCAGTTGCTAAAATCGATTGCTTTCACATACGATGATTTGGGCAATTGCATCGGAAGAAGTAAAAAAATAGGCAAATTTTTATCTCTTGAAGATGAAATGCAAAGTCTTGAAAAACAGGAACAAACTTTAGGGCAGGTTCGTATGGAGTATATCAAAAAAGAAACATACAAATACAATAAAGCCAGAAAAGTTACTTTTTCAGAGGAATCTTTCCCCGAGCGAAAAGTATTCTTGAGAACTGAAAATGAGTATAATAAGAAAAACAAGTTAGTTAAGGCAAAATTCCTAAACGAAGAAAATGAGGAGACTATCTGTTCTTACAATTATGATGAAATGGGCAGATTGGTGCAAACTGTCTGCACTGCAAAGGACAATTCCGATTTTTATTTGGAAATGAACGTCCTCTATAAACCATCTGGCAAGGTCGAAACCATAAAAACGAAAACAGATGTGATTTCTAAAAAAGTTTTTGACGAAAACGGATTGCTACAACTTCACAGAACTCCGGAGTTTGACCATAAGTACAGATATTCTTTCGATAGAAAAGGCAATTGGAAAGAAGCTGTGCTTTACGAAAATGGAGTTCCCACTAAAATTAGAGTTCGAAAAATAGAATATTATTAA
- a CDS encoding CvpA family protein, which translates to MNTVDVILLIFLGFGLIRGLWRGVIIELASLLAIVLGIYGAIHFSFYIAGILNQHFSFDKSTTEALSFAFTLILIMLAVMLLAKLLTKIVESVSLGFFNRLAGGIFGVLKMAVIAGSLFLMLEKTWQITKWIPEETLLNSVFYEPIKSIGELFYKNIF; encoded by the coding sequence ATGAATACAGTAGATGTTATATTGTTGATTTTCTTGGGTTTTGGCTTGATTCGAGGTCTTTGGAGAGGAGTGATTATTGAACTGGCTTCATTGCTCGCCATTGTTTTAGGAATTTACGGAGCGATTCACTTTTCGTTTTACATTGCCGGAATTTTAAATCAACATTTTTCGTTTGATAAATCCACAACTGAAGCTCTTTCATTCGCTTTTACGTTGATATTGATTATGTTGGCTGTGATGTTACTGGCAAAGTTGCTAACCAAAATCGTAGAATCTGTTTCTTTAGGATTTTTTAATAGATTGGCCGGAGGGATTTTCGGCGTTTTGAAAATGGCTGTTATCGCTGGTTCGCTGTTTTTGATGCTTGAAAAAACGTGGCAAATAACCAAATGGATACCCGAAGAAACTCTGTTAAACTCTGTTTTTTATGAGCCTATAAAAAGCATAGGCGAACTGTTTTATAAAAATATTTTCTAA
- a CDS encoding NAD(P)/FAD-dependent oxidoreductase has translation MKETDIIIIGAGPTGLFAVFEAGLLRLKCHLIDTLPQPGGQLAELYPKKPIFDIPGYPSVGAGELVDNLMEQIKQFQPEFTLSETAETIDKLEDGTFIVTTNKGTKVKGKAVAIAGGLGTFEPRKPELQNIADYEEKGVEYFVRNPEQYAGKRVVIAGGGDSALDWSIYLANIAKSVTLVHRRNEFRGALDSVEKVKELKNEGKINLITPSEVVEIKGNGKVESLILEKEGVRQEIETDYFIPLFGLTPKLGPIADWGLEIEKNAIKVNNALDYQTNIEGIYAIGDINTYPGKLKLILCGFHEATLMCQSIYNRLNPGKKYVLKYTTVAGVDGFDGSRKEAEKAVVKSIE, from the coding sequence ATGAAAGAAACGGATATCATAATTATTGGGGCGGGACCCACAGGGCTCTTTGCTGTTTTTGAGGCGGGATTACTCAGATTAAAATGCCACTTGATTGACACATTGCCACAACCGGGTGGACAGTTGGCGGAGTTGTATCCCAAAAAACCAATTTTCGATATTCCTGGTTACCCGAGCGTGGGAGCTGGTGAACTTGTTGATAATTTGATGGAACAAATCAAGCAATTTCAGCCGGAATTTACATTGTCGGAAACAGCGGAAACCATTGATAAGCTTGAAGATGGAACGTTCATAGTTACAACAAACAAAGGAACGAAGGTCAAAGGAAAAGCGGTAGCCATCGCAGGGGGATTGGGAACGTTCGAGCCTCGAAAACCTGAACTTCAGAATATTGCTGATTATGAGGAAAAAGGAGTTGAGTATTTTGTCAGAAATCCGGAGCAGTACGCAGGAAAACGCGTGGTAATTGCAGGTGGAGGAGATTCAGCTTTGGATTGGAGTATTTATCTTGCAAATATCGCTAAATCAGTGACTTTGGTGCATCGACGAAACGAATTTCGTGGAGCTTTGGATTCCGTAGAAAAAGTGAAGGAACTCAAAAACGAAGGAAAAATAAATTTGATTACTCCCAGCGAAGTTGTTGAAATTAAAGGAAATGGAAAGGTAGAGTCGCTCATTTTAGAGAAAGAAGGAGTTCGGCAAGAAATAGAAACCGATTATTTTATTCCGTTGTTCGGGCTTACGCCAAAGTTAGGACCCATTGCCGATTGGGGACTTGAAATTGAAAAGAATGCAATTAAAGTAAATAATGCCCTTGATTATCAAACAAATATAGAGGGGATTTACGCTATTGGAGATATCAATACATACCCCGGAAAATTGAAATTGATTCTTTGCGGATTCCACGAAGCAACGTTGATGTGCCAAAGCATTTACAATCGCTTAAATCCAGGAAAAAAATATGTTCTGAAATATACAACAGTAGCAGGAGTTGACGGTTTTGACGGAAGCCGTAAGGAAGCCGAAAAAGCCGTAGTAAAATCAATAGAATGA
- a CDS encoding TraR/DksA family transcriptional regulator: protein MEENVRVRYSDKELEEFKALIEEKIKKAQADLELLKSAYMNSATNGTEDTSPTFKAFEEGSKVTSKEENTTLAIRQEKFIRDLKNALIRIENKTYGVCRVTGKLIDKRRLLAVPHTTLSIEAKNLQ, encoded by the coding sequence ATGGAAGAAAACGTTAGAGTTCGATATTCCGATAAGGAATTAGAGGAGTTTAAGGCTCTTATCGAAGAAAAAATTAAAAAAGCTCAAGCAGATTTGGAACTTCTCAAAAGTGCCTATATGAATAGTGCAACAAATGGGACGGAGGATACTTCGCCTACTTTTAAGGCTTTTGAGGAGGGTTCGAAGGTGACAAGTAAGGAAGAAAACACCACTTTGGCAATTCGTCAGGAGAAGTTTATCCGTGACCTTAAAAATGCACTCATCCGAATAGAAAACAAAACGTACGGAGTTTGCAGAGTAACAGGTAAACTGATTGATAAACGACGCTTGCTCGCTGTTCCTCATACCACTTTAAGCATTGAAGCGAAGAACTTACAATAA
- a CDS encoding peptidylprolyl isomerase, producing the protein MAVLEKIRNRTVFLIIIIGLALFAFVISDFIGSGRFSNSHPTEVGTVNGEDVSIDAFRYQVEATIQNSNGQASTIEAAKYVWEQNVRNILLKQQFEKLGLSVEKDQIISILSKSPLAQNQEFANEFGVFDPSKFINYLATLKASNPQAYQQWKMQEEALIEGAKQQMYFSLIRGGLGVTNAEAEIAYHQEQDKADIKFVALQYSSIPDSTITVSDSEIKSYINKHEKQFKQEAFRNIQYIVVNEKASDTDIQASKDALSKLLSLEVVFNSQTNSNDTIAGFAKTTNIREFVDKHSDTPYDSLFVTKNQLSSSYADTLFTLPVGKVFGPYEDGGSLKLSRMLAKETNGAVKASHILIPYVGSQAANQNVTRTKEDAQAKAKEILALAQAPNADFAALARENSEEPGAAYSGGDLGFFTKGRMVKPFEDFVFSNPTGHIGIVETDFGVHIVKITEKTDAVQIATITRKIEPSEATLNDLFSKVSKFEIDALADVKNFGEVAKKSDLSVLRADNLKQNDEYIIGLGNNRSIVQWVFQEDSKVGDIRKFTSGGNYIVAQLTKKGEKGISSVQDAAPFVKPILIRQKKAEILAEKAKGSSLDAIASANKGEVKTATGLSMNNPTIIGEGREPKVVGTAFALKQGQVSKPIEGENGVYVIEVTSTAKAPAIENYNSYTKTLEGLKLGRASEEVLNALKNSSEIKENLSSFY; encoded by the coding sequence ATGGCAGTTCTTGAAAAAATTAGAAACCGTACAGTATTTCTCATCATTATTATTGGGTTGGCATTATTTGCTTTTGTAATTTCTGACTTTATTGGTTCAGGAAGATTTAGCAATTCGCACCCCACAGAAGTAGGAACCGTTAACGGAGAAGATGTTTCCATTGATGCTTTCCGCTACCAAGTAGAAGCTACTATTCAAAATTCAAACGGACAAGCAAGCACCATTGAAGCTGCAAAATATGTTTGGGAACAAAACGTTCGTAACATTCTTTTAAAACAACAATTTGAAAAATTAGGTCTGAGCGTTGAAAAAGACCAAATCATTTCAATTCTATCAAAAAGCCCATTAGCTCAAAATCAGGAATTTGCAAATGAATTTGGTGTCTTTGACCCGTCAAAATTCATCAATTACTTAGCAACCCTAAAAGCGAGCAATCCGCAAGCTTACCAACAATGGAAAATGCAGGAAGAAGCTCTTATCGAAGGTGCGAAACAACAAATGTACTTCAGCTTAATTCGCGGAGGATTAGGTGTTACTAACGCTGAAGCTGAAATCGCTTACCACCAAGAACAAGATAAAGCTGACATCAAGTTTGTTGCTTTACAATACAGCTCAATTCCTGACAGCACAATTACCGTAAGTGACAGTGAAATAAAGTCATACATCAACAAACACGAGAAGCAATTCAAGCAAGAGGCTTTCCGCAACATTCAATACATCGTTGTAAACGAAAAGGCATCAGACACTGATATTCAAGCAAGTAAAGACGCTTTAAGCAAATTACTTTCTCTTGAGGTTGTTTTCAATAGCCAAACTAATTCAAACGATACAATTGCAGGGTTTGCAAAAACAACCAACATTCGTGAGTTTGTGGATAAACACTCTGATACTCCTTATGATTCCTTGTTTGTGACTAAAAATCAGTTATCTTCCAGCTATGCCGATACTTTATTCACACTTCCTGTAGGAAAAGTTTTCGGACCATATGAAGACGGAGGTAGCCTGAAATTATCACGTATGCTTGCCAAAGAAACCAACGGAGCTGTAAAAGCAAGTCATATTTTGATTCCTTACGTAGGAAGCCAAGCTGCAAATCAGAACGTTACTCGTACTAAAGAAGACGCACAAGCTAAGGCTAAAGAAATATTAGCTCTTGCACAAGCTCCAAATGCTGATTTTGCTGCATTAGCAAGAGAAAATTCGGAAGAGCCGGGAGCTGCTTACAGCGGTGGTGATTTAGGATTTTTCACCAAAGGAAGAATGGTTAAGCCTTTTGAAGATTTTGTTTTCTCAAACCCAACGGGACATATCGGCATTGTTGAAACTGACTTCGGTGTTCATATTGTAAAAATTACAGAAAAAACCGATGCGGTACAAATTGCAACCATCACTCGTAAAATTGAGCCTTCTGAAGCTACATTAAACGACTTATTCTCAAAGGTTTCAAAATTTGAAATTGATGCTTTGGCTGATGTTAAAAACTTTGGAGAAGTTGCAAAAAAATCGGATTTATCTGTACTTCGTGCGGATAATCTTAAACAAAATGATGAATATATCATCGGTTTAGGAAATAATCGTTCTATTGTGCAATGGGTTTTCCAAGAAGACAGTAAAGTTGGCGATATTCGCAAATTCACTTCGGGAGGAAACTACATCGTTGCTCAACTTACTAAAAAAGGTGAAAAAGGAATTAGCTCAGTTCAAGATGCCGCTCCTTTTGTGAAGCCAATCTTAATTCGTCAGAAAAAAGCCGAAATCCTTGCAGAAAAAGCTAAAGGAAGCTCATTAGATGCCATCGCTTCTGCAAATAAAGGCGAAGTGAAAACAGCTACGGGCTTGTCAATGAATAATCCTACAATCATCGGTGAAGGGCGTGAGCCAAAAGTTGTGGGTACAGCTTTCGCTTTGAAACAAGGTCAGGTTTCTAAGCCAATCGAAGGAGAAAACGGAGTGTACGTAATTGAAGTAACTTCTACCGCAAAAGCTCCTGCTATTGAGAACTATAACTCATACACAAAAACTTTAGAAGGACTGAAATTAGGACGTGCTTCAGAAGAAGTTTTGAATGCCCTTAAAAATTCATCTGAGATAAAAGAAAATCTTAGCTCATTCTACTAA